One region of Daphnia pulicaria isolate SC F1-1A chromosome 7, SC_F0-13Bv2, whole genome shotgun sequence genomic DNA includes:
- the LOC124348701 gene encoding E3 ubiquitin-protein ligase lubel-like has product MKLLIIYYKIPQQNFVLGATGSFLWVPGVELGHFVTNLDCTPITLKIVYLRDKEPRDLQKLLTEHGVPFMTEPHDSTEGPKQCVVQLQRETSEGLVDDVCSNEVKEGQAELCRLHYVEYLAALITKNDVDPLDIFSSDELETLIQTASIRRPSRNLPPNAPLVSYRRRLLEAHNPNN; this is encoded by the exons ATGaaacttttaataatttattacaaAATCCCGCAACAGAATTTTGTTCTGGGTGCGACCGGCAGTTTTTTATGGGTTCCCGGTGTGGAGTTGGGCCATTTTGTGACAAACTTGGATTGCACGCCCATCACCCTCAAAATTGTCTATCTACGAGACAAGGAGCCGCGGGATCTCCAAAAGCTTTTGACG GAACATGGAGTTCCATTCATGACTGAGCCACATGATTCAACAGAAGGACCTAAACAGTGCGTTGTCCAACTGCAGCGAGAAACATCAGAAGGATTGGTCGATGATGTCTGTTCCAACGAAGTTAAAGAAGGGCAGGCTGAACTTTGCAG GCTCCATTATGTGGAATACCTTGCGGCCTTGATCACGAAAAACGATGTGGATCCCTTGGATATCTTTAGCTCAGATGAACTTGAAACGTTAATACAAACGGCCAGCATTCGGCGGCCATCTCGGAATCTTCCACCGAACGCACCTCTTGTGTCATACCGCCGTAGACTACTTGAG GCACATAATCCCAACAATTAA